In Toxoplasma gondii ME49 chromosome V, whole genome shotgun sequence, the DNA window TAGATATAAAAAGTTGGCTCTACATGGGCGAATCGCGATATTCTATACTTTTtaatatacatgcacatatattgTGGTTCTGGATCAGCTACTGCTGCCGTTGGTTCTGGACTTGAAGTCGCACCGGACCTCGCTGAAGTCGACGTGGACGGCGTGGCCGGGAAAGATTTTTCTTCGACACTCGGTCTGTAACTGTACTAGACGCCGCATTTTCCGGAGATTTTCCCTTTTTCACAGGGAATGGGAACGTGCCTCATCTGCCTGATGACATATTTGTGGCGCGGAATTGACTTTCTTCCGTATTTCGTGTGCCTACAGTGCCACGCGGTTGACACCTCCTTACAACGGCGCGCACGCTGTGCTTTCTGGGTGCGAAGCCGTCCGGTTTCTGCTGGGACGTTGCGCCAGGCAGAGCCTGTATTGTGGTGGAGAGTGACGCCTCCTTACTCGGTCCGCGTTgaagccgctgcatgcgggtGAGACGCCTCCCTGCGGTGAACTTCTGTCCCCTGCACGTACTTCAGTGGTTTTCTGCGCCCTTCGTTAAAGCGCAACGTTGGTCTTCGCTGGGGGGGTCGGATTGCCTGGCCGGCGtcactttctctttctgtagCAGGACGCTTGCGAAAACGATGGTGGGGATGTCCTCGTCTCTTACTACTCACCAGCCAGAATCGAGGGACGCAAGCGAAAAGCTTGGTTGATGGATCTCAAGGCAacgtgtttttctctgtgtttaTGGGAGGGGGCATCCTTCACGAACTAGACATAGACAGAGCCTTAATTTTGGTAGAGAACCAGCGAAAAAAAGTCTGCGTACAGACTGTTCCTGGTGACAGCCCGGAAGAGGCAACCCCTTTTTTGCATGGCTTTGCCCGCGGGGAGCACCGCCTGAATGATTTTTTTTTTCTAGATTGGTCTTTTGTGAGGAATACTCTTTGTTTCAATCGTGAAAACGTTGATGATCCCTCACATTTGTCCCCGTGCTCCTTCTGTCCCACGACGGTTGCCCCATCGCAGGCCCAGTTCCGGCGATCCGTAACGCATCCGTTTGTGCCCGCGTCAAACTGTTCTTCAGCAGCAGGATTGGCAGTTCCTGTTTCGTTTCAACGTCACTTTCTCCCTCCGTTGAAGATTCCCCTCTTCTCGAAGGGAACACTGGGTTGCCTGAACGGGCAACAGTCCACGAGAGCGGCGTTTCTTTGAGAGAAACTTAAACAGGTGATTGTCACCACCGATTGTCGCGGACAGGTGCAGGCTGAGGGCCCGTGGCGAGTGGAAGAAAagctgtttctctcggcaTGGTGTACCTTGTGGGCTGCTCGTACGGATGTGCCGATTTGTGGAACTGAGCACTCGCTTCCATGTACAGAGTCTCCGAGGTAGGGTGCTTTCCGTCCAAGGTGGTAAAGGCATTTACCCAGCTGACCGCGAGACGGTGTCCCTGAATAGTTCGCATACTCCGTCAGAGGGGATAGTGAGGGATTGGAGTCTCGGAAAGCGGTAGCGAGTGGCCTGGCGGTTGGTTTGACGAATAGATCTAGGCTTGCCGCCGGAAACACTCGTACTTTGCTGATCCGCCGTGACGGGTTTTTGTACAGAACGGCGCTCCAGAAAGACAAGTTCAACTGCTGTATCTTTGTTCAAAAGGTAACATAAACTGGGAAAGTCGCGCATGACGCGATTTTTTTATCTGCACCACTCGCCGGTGTCTGACGTGTCTTGGGTGCGGAAGGGAAGTGTGTTC includes these proteins:
- a CDS encoding hypothetical protein (encoded by transcript TGME49_286480), which produces MGGGILHELDIDRALILVENQRKKVCVQTVPGDSPEEATPFLHGFARGEHRLNDFFFLDWSFVRNTLCFNRENVDDPSHLSPCSFCPTTVAPSQAQFRRSVTHPFVPASNCSSAAGLAVPVSFQRHFLPPLKIPLFSKGTLGCLNGQQSTRAAFL